One Allostreptomyces psammosilenae DNA segment encodes these proteins:
- a CDS encoding polyribonucleotide nucleotidyltransferase, with product MDTTESVYTTEAVIDNGSFGSRTIRFETGRLARQAAGSAVAYLDDETMVLSATTASKSPKEQLDFFPLTVDVEERMYAAGRIPGSFFRREGRPSEDAILTCRLIDRPLRPSFTKGLRNEVQVVATIMALHPDHLYDVVAINAASASTQLAGLPFSGPIGGVRVALIDGQWVAFPTHSELERAVFDMVVAGRTLPDGDVAIMMVEAEATTGTVELVAGGATAPTEEVVAEGLEASKPFIKVLCKAQADLAASAAKETREFPIFLDYQDDVLQALTAAVSDELAAALTIGAKQEREAELDRVKALAAEKLLPQFEGREKEISGAYRALTKKLVRERIIRDQVRIDGRGVTDIRTLAAEVEVVPRVHGSALFERGETQILGITTLNMLRMEQQLDTLSPETRKRYMHNYNFPPYSTGETGRVGSPKRREIGHGALAERALLPVLPTREEFPYAIRQVSEALGSNGSTSMGSVCASTMSLLNAGVPLKAPVAGIAMGLISQEIDGQTHYVTLTDILGAEDAFGDMDFKVAGTKEFVTALQLDTKLDGIPASVLAAALKQAREARLHILDVMMEAIDTPDEMSPNAPRIITVKIPVDKIGEVIGPKGKMINQIQEDTGAEITIEDDGTIYIGATDGPSAEAARTTINQIANPTMPEVGERYLGTVVKTTTFGAFVSLLPGKDGLLHISQLRKLSGGKRVENVEDVVKVGDKVQVEIAEIDQRGKLSLVPVTEDEDGAEQ from the coding sequence CCGCCGTCGCCTACCTCGACGACGAGACGATGGTGCTCTCCGCGACGACCGCCTCCAAGAGCCCCAAGGAGCAGCTGGACTTCTTCCCGCTGACCGTGGACGTCGAGGAGCGGATGTACGCCGCCGGGCGCATCCCCGGCTCGTTCTTCCGGCGTGAGGGCCGCCCCTCCGAGGACGCCATCCTCACCTGCCGGCTCATCGACCGCCCGCTGCGCCCGTCCTTCACCAAGGGTCTGCGCAACGAGGTGCAGGTGGTCGCCACCATCATGGCGCTCCACCCCGACCACCTGTACGACGTGGTCGCGATCAACGCCGCCTCCGCCTCCACCCAGCTGGCCGGCCTGCCGTTCTCCGGCCCGATCGGCGGCGTCCGGGTCGCGCTGATCGACGGCCAGTGGGTGGCCTTCCCCACCCACTCCGAGCTGGAGCGCGCCGTCTTCGACATGGTCGTGGCCGGCCGGACGCTGCCGGACGGCGACGTGGCGATCATGATGGTGGAGGCCGAGGCCACCACCGGCACGGTCGAGCTGGTCGCCGGCGGCGCCACCGCCCCGACCGAGGAGGTCGTCGCCGAGGGCCTGGAGGCCTCCAAGCCCTTCATCAAGGTGCTGTGCAAGGCGCAGGCCGACCTCGCCGCCAGCGCGGCCAAGGAGACCCGCGAGTTCCCGATCTTCCTGGACTACCAGGACGACGTGCTCCAGGCGCTGACCGCCGCCGTCTCCGACGAGCTGGCCGCCGCCCTCACCATCGGCGCCAAGCAGGAGCGCGAGGCCGAGCTCGACCGGGTCAAGGCGCTCGCCGCGGAGAAGCTGCTCCCGCAGTTCGAGGGCCGCGAGAAGGAGATCTCCGGCGCCTACCGCGCGCTCACCAAGAAGCTGGTGCGCGAGCGGATCATCCGCGACCAGGTCCGCATCGACGGCCGCGGCGTCACCGACATCCGCACCCTGGCCGCCGAGGTCGAGGTCGTCCCCCGGGTGCACGGCTCGGCGCTGTTCGAGCGCGGTGAGACCCAGATCCTGGGCATCACCACCCTCAACATGCTCCGCATGGAGCAGCAGCTCGACACGCTCTCGCCCGAGACGCGCAAGCGCTACATGCACAACTACAACTTCCCGCCGTACTCCACCGGCGAGACCGGCCGGGTCGGCTCCCCCAAGCGCCGCGAGATCGGCCACGGCGCCCTCGCCGAGCGCGCCCTGCTGCCCGTCCTGCCCACCCGCGAGGAGTTCCCCTACGCGATCCGGCAGGTCTCCGAGGCGCTCGGCTCCAACGGCTCCACCTCGATGGGCTCGGTCTGCGCCTCCACCATGTCGCTGCTCAACGCCGGTGTGCCGCTGAAGGCCCCGGTCGCCGGCATCGCCATGGGCCTGATCTCCCAGGAGATCGACGGCCAGACGCACTACGTGACGCTGACCGACATCCTCGGTGCCGAGGACGCCTTCGGCGACATGGACTTCAAGGTCGCCGGCACCAAGGAGTTCGTCACCGCGCTGCAGCTCGACACCAAGCTCGACGGCATCCCGGCCTCCGTGCTGGCCGCCGCGCTGAAGCAGGCCCGGGAGGCCCGGCTGCACATCCTCGACGTGATGATGGAGGCCATCGACACGCCGGACGAGATGTCGCCGAACGCGCCGCGCATCATCACCGTCAAGATCCCGGTGGACAAGATCGGCGAGGTCATCGGCCCCAAGGGCAAGATGATCAACCAGATCCAGGAGGACACCGGCGCCGAGATCACGATCGAGGACGACGGCACCATCTACATCGGTGCCACGGACGGCCCCTCCGCGGAGGCCGCCCGCACCACGATCAACCAGATCGCCAACCCGACGATGCCCGAGGTCGGCGAGCGCTACCTGGGCACCGTCGTCAAGACGACCACCTTCGGCGCCTTCGTCTCCCTGCTCCCGGGCAAGGACGGCCTGCTGCACATCTCGCAGCTGCGCAAGCTCTCCGGCGGCAAGCGCGTGGAGAACGTCGAGGACGTCGTCAAGGTCGGCGACAAGGTCCAGGTCGAGATCGCCGAGATCGACCAGCGCGGCAAGCTGTCGCTCGTTCCGGTCACCGAGGACGAGGACGGCGCCGAGCAGTGA
- a CDS encoding M16 family metallopeptidase, giving the protein MSEATGAAASGAAARPLNGGRAAAGLGGADVPAVEVAPGVLRSVLPGGLRVVTQAAHDLRSATFGIWARVGSRDETAELNGATHYLEHLLFKGTERRTALDISAAVDAVGGEMNAFTAKEYTCYYARVLDADLPLAVDVVCDMLTSSLIRAEDLDAERGVILEEIAMTEDDPGDLVHDVFAEAVFGPTALGRPVLGTEETVEALDRDRVAEFYRHWYRPENLVVAAAGRLDHQTVVAAVHEAFSRAGALPDSPADSPTPHIQPADPATGPHAVRPAEPAHPVRHGAFQVVRRDTEQAHLVLGVPGLSRTDDRRWALGVLNAVLGGGMSSRLFQEVREKRGLAYSVYSFTSSYADAGLFGVYAGCQPARAAEVLRICRDELRAVAEKGISAEELRRGIGQISGSTVLGLEDTGALMSRIGKSELCWGSHLTVDEVLDNIARVTPEEVHAIAAELLAGPLSLAAIGPFDDATEEGLRAVLG; this is encoded by the coding sequence GTGAGCGAGGCAACCGGAGCAGCGGCGTCCGGCGCGGCGGCCCGTCCCCTGAACGGGGGGCGGGCCGCCGCCGGCCTCGGTGGCGCCGACGTCCCCGCCGTCGAGGTGGCCCCCGGCGTGCTGCGCAGCGTCCTCCCGGGAGGGCTGCGGGTCGTCACCCAGGCCGCCCACGACCTGCGTTCGGCCACCTTCGGCATCTGGGCCCGGGTCGGCTCGCGCGACGAGACCGCCGAGCTGAACGGTGCCACCCACTACCTGGAACACCTGCTGTTCAAGGGCACCGAGCGGCGCACCGCCCTGGACATCTCCGCCGCCGTCGACGCCGTCGGCGGGGAGATGAACGCCTTCACGGCGAAGGAGTACACCTGCTACTACGCGCGGGTGCTCGACGCCGACCTGCCGCTGGCCGTGGACGTCGTCTGCGACATGCTCACCTCCTCCCTGATCCGCGCCGAGGACCTCGACGCCGAGCGCGGCGTGATCCTGGAGGAGATCGCGATGACCGAGGACGACCCGGGCGACCTGGTCCACGACGTCTTCGCGGAGGCCGTCTTCGGCCCCACGGCACTCGGCCGCCCGGTGCTCGGCACCGAGGAGACCGTCGAGGCCCTCGACCGCGACCGGGTGGCGGAGTTCTACCGGCACTGGTACCGGCCGGAGAACCTGGTGGTCGCCGCCGCCGGCCGACTGGACCACCAGACGGTCGTCGCCGCCGTGCACGAAGCCTTCTCCCGCGCCGGCGCCCTCCCGGACAGCCCCGCCGACAGCCCGACCCCGCACATCCAGCCGGCTGACCCGGCCACCGGGCCGCACGCGGTCCGTCCCGCGGAGCCGGCCCATCCGGTGCGCCACGGGGCGTTCCAGGTGGTGCGGCGGGACACCGAGCAGGCGCACCTGGTGCTGGGCGTGCCCGGCCTCAGCCGGACCGACGACCGCCGCTGGGCGCTCGGCGTGCTCAACGCCGTCCTCGGCGGGGGGATGAGCTCCCGGCTGTTCCAGGAGGTCCGGGAGAAGCGCGGGCTGGCCTACTCGGTGTACTCCTTCACCTCCTCCTACGCCGACGCCGGCCTGTTCGGCGTCTACGCCGGCTGCCAGCCGGCCCGGGCCGCCGAGGTGCTGCGGATCTGCCGCGACGAGCTGCGGGCCGTCGCCGAGAAGGGCATCTCGGCGGAGGAGCTGCGCCGGGGCATCGGCCAGATCAGCGGCTCCACCGTGCTCGGCCTGGAGGACACCGGCGCGCTGATGAGCCGGATCGGCAAGAGCGAGCTGTGCTGGGGCAGCCACCTGACCGTCGACGAGGTGCTGGACAACATCGCCAGGGTCACCCCCGAGGAGGTCCACGCGATCGCCGCCGAGCTGCTCGCGGGCCCGCTGTCGCTCGCCGCGATCGGGCCGTTCGACGACGCGACCGAGGAGGGCCTGCGCGCCGTCCTCGGCTGA
- the dapB gene encoding 4-hydroxy-tetrahydrodipicolinate reductase: MTALRVAVLGAKGRMGSEACRAVAAAEDMELVAALGRGDDLGALSEAGAEVVVDLTRPDAVMENLRYAVTHGMHAVVGTTGFTPERLRTVRDWLADAPSTGVLIAPNFGLGAVLTMKFGQIAARFFESVEIVELHHPDKLDAPSGTAVRTAQLIAEARRAAGLPPAPDATASALPGARGADVEGVPVHAVRLRGLVAHEEVLFGGTGEMLTIRHDSFDRVSFMPGVLLGIRRVAGHPGLTVGLEHFLDLD; the protein is encoded by the coding sequence ATGACCGCGTTGCGCGTCGCCGTGCTGGGCGCCAAGGGCCGGATGGGCAGCGAGGCGTGCAGGGCCGTCGCGGCGGCCGAGGACATGGAGCTGGTCGCGGCGCTGGGACGCGGTGACGACCTGGGCGCGCTGAGCGAGGCGGGCGCCGAGGTCGTCGTCGACCTGACCCGGCCCGACGCCGTCATGGAGAACCTGCGCTACGCCGTCACCCACGGCATGCACGCCGTCGTCGGCACCACCGGCTTCACCCCCGAACGCCTCCGGACGGTGCGTGACTGGCTGGCCGACGCGCCCTCCACGGGCGTGCTGATCGCCCCCAACTTCGGCCTGGGCGCGGTCCTCACCATGAAGTTCGGGCAGATCGCGGCCCGGTTCTTCGAGTCGGTGGAGATCGTCGAACTGCACCACCCGGACAAGCTCGACGCGCCCAGCGGCACCGCGGTGCGGACCGCGCAGCTGATCGCCGAGGCCCGCCGCGCGGCCGGGCTGCCGCCCGCGCCGGACGCCACCGCCTCCGCGCTCCCGGGCGCGCGCGGTGCGGACGTGGAGGGCGTGCCGGTGCACGCCGTGCGGCTGCGCGGCCTGGTGGCGCACGAGGAGGTGCTGTTCGGCGGGACGGGCGAGATGCTCACCATCCGGCACGACTCCTTCGACCGGGTCTCCTTCATGCCGGGGGTGCTGCTCGGGATCCGGCGGGTCGCCGGGCATCCTGGGCTGACCGTGGGGCTGGAGCACTTCCTCGACCTCGACTGA
- a CDS encoding tetratricopeptide repeat protein: protein MRGKGVFLVLAAVLVFYFALVGSRGVMLLRHGTPVTVLLGVAVLVMPGIGVWFLWKTYRFGQRSEALVRELAAEGGLPSDDLPRTPSGRVERAVAERIFLERKAETEAAPQDWRTWFRLAVAYRDAGDTPRARHAMQRAIRLHDAAGAAGAPAGERGGPDAAGRTRDGRAA from the coding sequence GTGAGGGGTAAGGGCGTCTTCCTGGTGCTGGCCGCCGTGCTGGTGTTCTACTTCGCGCTGGTCGGCAGCCGCGGGGTGATGCTGCTGCGGCACGGCACCCCGGTCACGGTGCTGCTCGGCGTGGCGGTGCTGGTGATGCCCGGCATCGGCGTCTGGTTCCTGTGGAAGACCTACCGCTTCGGGCAGCGCAGCGAGGCGCTGGTGCGCGAGCTGGCGGCGGAGGGCGGCCTGCCCTCGGACGACCTGCCGCGCACCCCCAGCGGCCGGGTGGAGCGGGCGGTGGCCGAGCGGATCTTCCTGGAGCGCAAGGCGGAGACCGAGGCGGCCCCGCAGGACTGGCGGACCTGGTTCCGCCTCGCCGTGGCCTACCGGGACGCCGGTGACACCCCCCGGGCCCGGCACGCCATGCAGCGCGCGATCCGGCTGCACGACGCGGCCGGCGCCGCCGGTGCCCCGGCGGGCGAGCGCGGCGGCCCGGACGCCGCGGGCCGCACGCGCGACGGCCGGGCCGCCTGA